From the genome of Ptychodera flava strain L36383 chromosome 13, AS_Pfla_20210202, whole genome shotgun sequence:
atacagggaactgggggtgaaagggttaagacagTGTAGCTGTACTCTGACATTGGAGCCTGTACCAGATTAGCTTTTCTGAAACCTCAGAAattcttgatttgttttatACAGTATTGCCACCATGAAAGCAATGCACATTGGGCTCCCTGAAACACTCTGAGTGAGACCAAAGCTGATATCGAGACCAGTAAAGCTTTTGCAACTCAAAAATTCAGAAAGGTTTAAAGCATTATCCTTGCTGACAATAATGATTGAAGGTGTATTTCAAAGCACTGACAACAATGGTTACCAGGAAAGTTTTCTGACTTCTGGTCGGATGTGTCTTTGGGAGAGATATTTAGACCCTacaatttttacagtattttactGGTGTGCTGATTGCACGGACACATTTCACAACATTATGGAAATTATGAACGCTTGTCTTGTTTTTGTGGAAATTGAAATTCAGTTTTCTCATAATGTtatggatggtggccattttgaatttcaaataatggtaaatctttggtaagtTGTTTCTCCAGTGATAAAATTTGCTCAGTGACCCCCTTCATTCTTGCTTTTTAAATGGGATTGTTAAAAGTTTCCCAGACAAAGCTTGTACAAAAATCAGAAGTCTTTGAGTtttgaggcgcacactaccaAAATCTACAACTCCTACAGGTATCTTCTGGAAATATTTGAGAGTATCAAAAAGGTACAGAGACAGTGGCATGTATCTTACCTTTCTGTGAAAAGGCCATCTCACAGAATTCACATTTATGCGGTTTTTCTCCCGTGTGTTTTTTCTTGTGGACTTGCAGAGCGTTCTTCTGGTTGAAGGCTTTGTCGCATTCATCACACTGGAAGGGTCTCTCACCTGTGTGCAAAACAAGGCGACGTTTATATTCTCCAACAACTACCGGTATTCCTAATATGTACTGGTCCAAGCACAACATGTGCAGTGCCAGGACTTTGAACGGACTAGGTTGTGGCAATGAAaagttttattgaaattgtaaGCTAAATAACTTTCACTTTTAACGGTCTTGTCTTGTCTGTTATTGACATTTACAACAATGTGTCTCTAACTTGTCTTTTTCCATAGAGATTTTGTACTCTATGTGTGGTACCGGTAGATGTGTTTCAAATACAGAATACAGAACAAATGATGCTTTTCTATTATTCATTTTGTATATCATTTGGCTATGAGATGATGTAAATATCTGGAGGACTTGTGTCTCCAAAAAGTAAAACATGAAGGCCACGTTAGATGATTTGTGCAGCTTGAATGACATGATACTTGATTAATAATTCTTTTTTTGGGTCGATTTATGAAAGTTTtagtttgacaaaaaatatcatTCTTCAAAGAATTTTTGCTCTGTGTCTGCCTTATCGTCATAACAGAATCAATCAAAAAGGCATCCATGGAGGGAATGATGATcgttttcactaaagctttgTTTTGATCTCTTCAGTCTGCACCCAAATTGAGTCCAGTCAAGTTTGGATTCAgcagaaaatatgaataaagcccaaaaaatattcataccGGTATGTATTCTAATGTGTCTCTCCAGCTGACTTGGTTTTGCAAACGATTTGCCACACGTGTCACAGACATGCGGGGTTGGTCGGTTGCGCGAGGCAGCAGTACCCGGTTCGTGGGTCTGCATATGCTCCTTGAGATGACCGGCTCGTTTGAATCCCTTGTTGCATATGGTGCAGACAAACGGACGGGAGTCTAGGTGGTGCTCTCGGAAGTGCCTCTTCAGCTGTGCCAGCTGGGAGAATTGAACCTGGATAGTACAGAGCAGAAATTAATCATCAGTTAGTGATCAAATCTAACAATGAGAGCATCAAGAAgaatttgatttgtttctccGTTTTAATACTTATTTGAATCTGACACTTTCTACATTTCgtttgtattgaaaaatatcCACTTACACATTCAATGCACATTTCACATTCTGAGAATGTTACACTTTTGTAAAAAGTGCTCTGGACTTTATTTTCTTAGGCTTGCATCGACTTTCCTTATTTACAGAAAACAGCAGGAACGTTCTCTGGCTGTAGTGATCACAATGTCAAGTAAGACCCTGTCAAACATTTAGATGAAATATGCTGGGAAAAATAAACCATCGAAGGGTACTTACAGGGCCAGTACCTGTaaatttgatgattattttcactattttataTTCTTATTAATGTCATGTACAGTGTTTTCTGCTACTTCAAAGCATGTTTAGATACacactattcagcttgtcaactcagtctgtgtatgtgttggctgtattgttattgttgactgtGCATTCTGGTCAGAACTAGAACTTAAATGTTAACAACAACAGAGCATTTCACAAGTGTAGACGCTGTGCAGACACATCAAATagttggtatttcaacatgctttgaggaaTAGAACAACagcttgcaattgacatacaaaacaataaaGCGAAAGAAAATCATCAGAAGTTATAGCTACTGGTCCTTTAAGCATGCGCTACAATACTGACAGTTTCGTACTCAGTCAAATCATAGACACAGGAAGTTTTTTGTATGATCTACAGTTGAAccttcttgaaaaaaaataacaagaattTAAAAGCTCTCGTGCCGTAAGGATTGCATGAATTCAGAAGAGACACTCATTAAGGCCACAGGATATGGAATGTGTGCCCAGACCAGCGTCCTGACGTTGCTCAGCGCTGCCTTGGTTATTGTCTGGCTGTCATTTAGAATTACATCCAGGTCTTGATGTCACCGGGGTTAACCATCATTTCTCCCCGACTCATCATCCTGGATATTGCATCTGCAAAAGGTTGCGACCTTTATAATCTTTTTGTATGCTTTCCAACTTTACATGTTTCTTTATCGAAAGCCATGGAAATTTTGTTTTGCCTACGAGCACCGATCATTGGGATGGGAGGAAAGATGACTGGTGAGTGGAGGTTTTTAAAATGCTGAGGGTGATGTTATCACTTGATCCCTACGGCCCTGGGATCCCTTGACTGAGCCTGTATGCATATCTTGATATTTTGATCAGAGTATGGAAAAAAACCATCACTAGGCATGTCAGTTGGGATTATCGGCCTGCagctgaattttttttgaagtgCTGGGTGAAAAATATGAATCTGTGATTACTTTATGATAGATGTGTCCCAGAATGCATTTTCATATGTGTACAGAAATCAGGCAGCCGCTTTGTAGCAGTGCCAATGATTTCAAAATACGTGACTGAAGAGAGCAAAGAGTTGGATTGCTGTTCTTTGCTGTTTTATGATGGAAACCAAAGAGTAATACATGGGTTGTAATGATTAAgagtattttcatgaatttgccCGACCTAGATTCTGTGATCTCTGTGCAATTTCTGGGTGTCAATCAAGGTCAGTAAATACTATCTTCATATTTGTGCAGGAAGTTGAGAGATTGGATGTCTAATGTTGGAGAATAGTGGCTGTTTTCAAAATGAGCAATCTTCTCATTTCATTGTTAATTGGATTATGATAGATCTTAACCCAGTCATCCCTGTTTTCAATTGCAGGGGTCAAACTTTGCCCAAGAAAAACACAGTGGGCTGGTACCAACTTTTGGGACAAAAAGGTCAAAACTGCACATACCTGTTCACAACCCGGCTCACTGCATCTGTGTTGCTGCCCTTCCACCTCTGCAGCACCCTCGTTGGTCAGCGAAGCAGCTGCCACTGCCGTCTCACTGCTGCTTGCGTCGGCGCCTGTTGCACTGATGGCTGCCTCTGCAGACTCGATGCCTTGCATCACAGGTACTTCAAATGTCCCCTGCTCCACCCCTGAGGAGCCAACTATCGCGTCCTGGCTGATGATCACCTGGGTGCCATTGACTCCCGTGTTGATGACGATGTTGGTGGGTTGTATGTTTTGCAAAAGGTTGGAATCTGCCTGCGTGGTGGTCTGGCTGAGAGCGATAGGATGCGTAGCACTCTGTGTGGGTTCGGTGGGGGCTGAAGTCATCATAGTGGTTGGCACCAGGCTCTGGTCTACCGGAGAAGCTGATGTGGTGGCGACTGGAGGTTGTACAGTGGCCGCTTGTACTGCCAGTGGCTGTTCTTCAGCAGTGAGCGTGGcttgggtgaaatttgcatcaCTGCTGGAGTTCAATATTGTGGCATTGGTGCCCTGGATCTGTACTTGGGCCAAGTTGAGGTCACCCTGGTGAGAATCTGACGACAGCGTTGCCTCTGCGATATTGCCTTCACCCTGTCCGGTTTGCAGGGTTGCATGGGTTAGAGCCTCACCTTGACTCAGGGTGCCGTCTGCTTGCAATGTCTGGGTGATCACCCCAGTGTTCATGTTACTCTGCTGGAGCTGCTGGAGAAGGCTTGGATCAATCTGCACCGTGATGTTGGGATCTAAACTATGTATCTGCACATTCTGGCCGCTGAGGCTCGTCGTGGTCAACTGCAACTGCATTCCATCCAGGCCTTGCAGCACAGTAGCCGCCATCCCTCCTTCCGTAAGTGAGGCGAACGTATCGGTGTTTGCGATAGAGGTCGGTAATACTGTAGCCTGAGATGCCAGGCTTTGTTGGAGCATGGTTTGGTCAATGTTCAGATGACCCACCAGTTGGGCCTGATTCGCCACGGCGATGCCCTGCTGATCCGTGGTGTTCAGCAGGTTTATTGGCTGTAGCGCTTCGGAGGTGCGGTTTGTAGTGGATGTCTTCCTTTTCTTGGGTTCGACCGTGCGGAAGTGTGACTGGATATGACTCTTGCGGTGACCTGATGTTCGGAAACGCTCATCGCAGTGGGGACATTTGAACGGTTTGGCACCAGTGTGCAGACGCATGTGCACTTTCAAGCTGCCCTTTGTTGAAAAGGGTGACGAGCAAATGTGACAGTGGAAATTCTTTTCTCCTGTGTGTGTCTTCATGTGACAATCCAGCGTTGACTTGACCGTGAACATTTTCCCACACTGGTCACACTTGAAAGGTTTCTCACCAGTGTGGATCCTGACATGCCTGACAAGATCACTTGGCTTCTTGAAGCTTTTAGAGCAGTGCGTGCACTGATGTGCGTGTTTTGGTTCATTTTCGTCCACAGCGTTCTTGTCCTTGATTTCACTAACACGGTTCTTTTCCGCAGCAGATGCGATCAGAATCTTTTCTGAAACAGATACTTCTTCGCTTGGCGATGCCTTGGCCAGCTCTTCAGCCTGCTCTTCTGATAACTGGATGATTGATGACCGAGGGCGCTTCACAGTGGATTTGGTTTGTTCGCTCTGCTCCTCTGATTCCTCTCTGTGCGTCTTCATATGCCTCTTACAGTGGAGGGCTGTACGGAAAGTCTCCTGGCAGTATGGGCACTTAAATGGACGGATGCTACTGTGAACAACCATGTGCCTGGTGAGGGATCCATTTGTCGTAAACGTTGCTTGGCACATGTTACACTTGTAAGCTTTGAGTCCAGAGTGTGTCCGCTGGTGTGCCTTAAGGACGCCTGACGAAACAAAGGATCGTCCACACTGTATACAGTGATAAGGCTTCTCGCCGGTGTGAGAGCGGATATGCTGCTTCAAGTGGCTGGACTTCTTGAAGGCCTTGGCGCAGTACCCGCACTTGTACGTCCGTTTGCCTTCCGCGGTCTCCTGCTGAATGAGGACCTGTCTGTTGCGCTGGGCCGACGTCAGCTGCGGCTCTTGGATCTGGATGCTGTTCAGCCCTTGCTGTTGGAAGTTGGTGTTCTGCTGGCTGCCGGTGATGGCCTCAAGCTGCTGCTGGATCTGTTGGGTCTGCAGGCTGATCTGGTTCTGCTGGCTGAAGTTCTGCTGTCCAAAGTTCTGCTGGTTGAAGTTCTGCTGGTTCAGTGTCTGCTGATTCAGGTTCTGCTGGCCCAGGAGGGTGTGCTGGTTGAAGTTCTGCTGGTTCAAGGTATCCGTTGATAGGCTTTCTTGCACTAGTGCCTGCTGGGCCAGGGTCTCCTCTTGCTGGTTAAGCTGGTTGCTCGGCAGGCCGAGTATCTGTTGGTCAGTCATGGGGTCCTGGATCTGTCCTTGTGGCTGTGGGTGAGGTTGTGTGTTGATCGTGATTTCCTGCTGAGGTTGCTGCTGTTGTACCTGTTGTGGTTGGTCAGCAGCTTGCATGGCAAGCTCGTGCCTGTGCGTCTTCATGTGCTTCTTGCAGTTGACGGAAGTTTTGAAAGTCTTTTGGCAGTAGGGGCACATGAAAGGACGAACTTCGCTGTGAGTGGACATGTGGCGCTTCAGACTCCCGTTAGTTGTGAACGTCCCGTCGCATATCAAGCACTTGTAGGCTTTCACACCTGTGTGCGTACGGATGTGGGCTTTGAGAACACCGGTGGACACAAAAGATCTTCCACACTGCAGACACTTGTATGGCTTCTCACCTGTGTGTGAACGCGTATGCTGTTTCAAGTGGCTGGATtttttgaagcccttggagcAGTAGGAGCATTTGTATGGCCTGTCAACACTGCCAGCTTGCTGCAAATCATTGCCAAGGTACTGGTTGTACATCTGGCTATTCCTGGGTGGTTGCTGAATCAGACCTGTGTCTGTAATAAGAATTGGCTCCTGCATAGGAATATCAGCTAGGGGAACATCAGACTTGGCTGGGCGAGGTTTATTAACTTTCCGGGGTTTGCGAGGCGATGGCTCCTTGAAATGGGAGGCGATGTGGCTCTTCCGGTGGCCTGATGTCCTGAACTTCTTGTCACAGTGAGGGCAGTCAAATGGTTTGACGCCGGTGTGCAGTCGCATGTGAACTTTCAAGCTCCCCTGGGTGGAGAACATTTTCTCGCAGACACCACAGCGGAATTCTTTCAAACCTGTGTGTGTTTTTAGATGGGCAGTGAGGGTGCTCTTCACAGCAAAGGCTCGGTAGCATTGATTGCACTTGAATGGCTTTTCGTGGGTGTGAATTCTAATATGTCGCACTAGATCACTGGGCTTTCGAAACCCTTTGCTGCAATAAGTACATGTGTGTAGGCGACCGGCGGGAAGTTTGCGTATCCTCTTGATCACCATCATATCGGTTCGCGCCTTCTGATTTCCGCCCGTCCCCGCTGCTCCTTGACTTTGTTGTATATCAACAGGCACTGCAGTGAGTCCACTGTTTTCTAAGGCTTGTTGGAGGATATCAGAACTGATGTTACCATCGATGGCGATTTGCTGGATTTGCTGTGGCTGCATACCGTCCTGGTTCTCTGTATGCTCAGACAGTTCTAACAGCTGTTGGATCACATCGGTGACCGCAGTTGAACTCTGACCTACCTCGTTACTCTTTGACGGGTCGAGGGCATTCTTGGTGGGTGAGATCTGTACCTGGGTGGGTGGCGAAGGCTCCGAATGCATTCTACTGATATGCGCATTCAGACTGCCCAGCTTCTTGAAGACACAGCTACACTCTTCACACTCGTAAGTTTTTTCCAGCGCTTTGTTCTCTGTGTGAACCCGGGCAATATGGGCACGCAGATTGCCCTTCTGTGAAAACGATCCAGGACAGTAGTCGCACATGTGAGGTTTCTCTCCTGTGTGCTTAACCAAATGCACCTGTAGGGCCCCTTTCTGGTTGAATGCTTTTCCACACTCATCGCATTTGTACGGCCGTTCACCTGAAAGAAACAGTCAAAAAATAAATTCTCATATTATTCACAGAGATAGTCCCAGTTGGGGTAGACAAGAGCCCACACAACATCAATGTGAAGACAGCATACCAAGCGATCATACAAGTATTCCCGGCTGAACTTGACTAGCATTACACATTAGATTTAGAGCACTGCTTGCATCATTAACATTTTCATGCTGGAATCATACACTATCTGCACTGTCAAAACTTTGGTTACTTTCCAGTGTTACATAGAACTTGTAATTATCACCAGCAAAATACCAGGAATTTATAATGTCAcgtcatacatgtacacatttcaTGGATGTGAAACTGACACTGAAAGGCGACAGAAAATATGGTGTTTTTTAATGCAAAAATCAACACCATGAGGTGATGTTGTTGTGTTTATTTCACAGTGGTTTTTATATAAAACATGACATGGTTCTTTATGCAAACTCAGTCCCTCCTCAAATGGATCAGAGTTCAAAATGATACATTTGATTAATATGTGAAAGTTTTCACTtcaatttttaaagaattt
Proteins encoded in this window:
- the LOC139147711 gene encoding zinc finger protein 236-like; its protein translation is MPRGRPPKPRLRADILSDVSALENVEVAEGIPHPDDLPASLSPGRGPYKCDTCDKEFPRWNLYKRHQKTHAFDKPYRCDQCDMSFNVEYNLTLHKSIHSLYELKCPDCNKKFSRVASLKAHIMLHEKEEYLMCSECGDEFNLQSELDKHIQEHRDEEAGERVYPCRICTKEFRKTSLLKEHMKSHYKIRTNLLMTKHQRRNVDRSGFSNECPHCGKSFQKPSQLERHIRIHTGERPYKCDECGKAFNQKGALQVHLVKHTGEKPHMCDYCPGSFSQKGNLRAHIARVHTENKALEKTYECEECSCVFKKLGSLNAHISRMHSEPSPPTQVQISPTKNALDPSKSNEVGQSSTAVTDVIQQLLELSEHTENQDGMQPQQIQQIAIDGNISSDILQQALENSGLTAVPVDIQQSQGAAGTGGNQKARTDMMVIKRIRKLPAGRLHTCTYCSKGFRKPSDLVRHIRIHTHEKPFKCNQCYRAFAVKSTLTAHLKTHTGLKEFRCGVCEKMFSTQGSLKVHMRLHTGVKPFDCPHCDKKFRTSGHRKSHIASHFKEPSPRKPRKVNKPRPAKSDVPLADIPMQEPILITDTGLIQQPPRNSQMYNQYLGNDLQQAGSVDRPYKCSYCSKGFKKSSHLKQHTRSHTGEKPYKCLQCGRSFVSTGVLKAHIRTHTGVKAYKCLICDGTFTTNGSLKRHMSTHSEVRPFMCPYCQKTFKTSVNCKKHMKTHRHELAMQAADQPQQVQQQQPQQEITINTQPHPQPQGQIQDPMTDQQILGLPSNQLNQQEETLAQQALVQESLSTDTLNQQNFNQHTLLGQQNLNQQTLNQQNFNQQNFGQQNFSQQNQISLQTQQIQQQLEAITGSQQNTNFQQQGLNSIQIQEPQLTSAQRNRQVLIQQETAEGKRTYKCGYCAKAFKKSSHLKQHIRSHTGEKPYHCIQCGRSFVSSGVLKAHQRTHSGLKAYKCNMCQATFTTNGSLTRHMVVHSSIRPFKCPYCQETFRTALHCKRHMKTHREESEEQSEQTKSTVKRPRSSIIQLSEEQAEELAKASPSEEVSVSEKILIASAAEKNRVSEIKDKNAVDENEPKHAHQCTHCSKSFKKPSDLVRHVRIHTGEKPFKCDQCGKMFTVKSTLDCHMKTHTGEKNFHCHICSSPFSTKGSLKVHMRLHTGAKPFKCPHCDERFRTSGHRKSHIQSHFRTVEPKKRKTSTTNRTSEALQPINLLNTTDQQGIAVANQAQLVGHLNIDQTMLQQSLASQATVLPTSIANTDTFASLTEGGMAATVLQGLDGMQLQLTTTSLSGQNVQIHSLDPNITVQIDPSLLQQLQQSNMNTGVITQTLQADGTLSQGEALTHATLQTGQGEGNIAEATLSSDSHQGDLNLAQVQIQGTNATILNSSSDANFTQATLTAEEQPLAVQAATVQPPVATTSASPVDQSLVPTTMMTSAPTEPTQSATHPIALSQTTTQADSNLLQNIQPTNIVINTGVNGTQVIISQDAIVGSSGVEQGTFEVPVMQGIESAEAAISATGADASSSETAVAAASLTNEGAAEVEGQQHRCSEPGCEQVQFSQLAQLKRHFREHHLDSRPFVCTICNKGFKRAGHLKEHMQTHEPGTAASRNRPTPHVCDTCGKSFAKPSQLERHIRIHTGERPFQCDECDKAFNQKNALQVHKKKHTGEKPHKCEFCEMAFSQKGNLKTHIKRNHYPESSWQESEENPDAMATSEVPIDDGTADSRQEHSEQPPPNDEGIDLEGVVTDFFPR